TCCCGAGCGGCGCCGGAAAAGCGCGCGGCGTCCAACTCTTCTAACGCTAGAATCACCCGCCCGGCGCAATCTTCCTCCACGCCGCGTCCGCAAAGCGTTTGCTTGATCTCCAGGCTTGTCATCCCGGCGCTGGAGAAATTCCAGCGGTGGGAAATATAGTCCGTAATCGCTTTTCCCAGATGAGAATAAAGGCGCTCCGGATCGCCGCCCGACAGCGCTTTCCGCGCATCCGCCAGCAGTTTTCTCGCCAGGCGCGGCGCTTTTTTGCTTTTGACGACGTCGGGATTGCCTTCGAGATACCGCCGGCGATTCTTTCTATAATGTCCCAGCGCCAGCAGTAAAATGGGAAGGATAAGCGCCATCCAGAATTTCCGCCTGCGGTAGATGGGCATATAAACGATGGAAAGCGCCAAGGGCGAGGTTTCGATGTATCGAAAATCGTCGCCGACGCGGTTGATGATCCGCCGGTCGTTCAAGAATCCCCCGCCCCGCTGTCCGCTCACAGCCTGGATGTTCAAATCGATAGGCTGGGTTTGGAGGACGAAATATTGCTTTTTGGCGGGATCGAAATAGGCGAAGCGTATGGGATCGATATGGTTCGCGTTCGCATCTCGGGGCATGAGAACATAGGTATATTCCACTCTTCCGCTCGCCCCGTCTTTCGTTACGCGGATATCTTCTTTTTTCGTGGAAGGAAATTCGTCGAATTTCGTCAGGTCCGGCAGTACGGGCGACGGCGCGTTGCGGATGTTTCCCATTCCTTCCAAGGCGACTTTCAAGGTAACGGTGTCCCCGGCGCGGATGTCCGTATTCTCCGCGCGTCCCGTCAGTTTGAACGTCCCCACGGCGCCTTGAAAGATATCCGGCTTGCCTTCTTCCGGCAGAGGAATCGCCTTGATCTTCACTTCTCCGGAAGCGACGGAGACTCGCTGCGTCCTGCCGAAGGGAAATCCGAAGACGTCGCTCCTCTCCGGAACCTGGCAGATTAACGACAACGGCTCGATACTCTGTTCGCCGGGCTTCAGCGGATAAAGGATATAGACGATCAGGGGCAGGCGATCGGCGATAGTATTGTTGGCCAGCCGCAATCGTTGGATGTTGCGGTCCTGGCCGTAGTCGAAGATTTCCGTCCAAAAACCTTGAAACTGGCCGCGCCGGTCTTCCAATTTCTCGGCGCGAATGTTCCGGTTGGAAGGAAAATAAGCGTCGTAAGAAAGAATGATTTCCTCGCCCACATAGGCTTCCTTTTTCGAGCATTCCGCCGTAATGAAGATGCCGTAAGGATTCGTTTGAGGAGCGGAAGCCGCGCCGGGCTGCTGCGTTGGCGTCGGCGCGCCGGGCGCCAGCACCGTCAGGATCAGCGGCTGCGCGCCGCCGCCTGCGCCTGCCGATTGAACGTTGGCGATGGAATATTTCCCTTCCGCCAGCGCGATCACTTCGTATTCCCACTCCAAAGAACGGGAGGAAGTCATCTGTCCGTTAATCCAGGAAAAACTGCTTTCGTTTTTTGTTTGTCCCAGATAATTGATGCTCAAGCCATTGATTTGAGAAAATTGCGGCGGATTGAGTTCCTCTCCAGCGTTGGAATTGGCGCTGACGGTCAGCCGCGTCGTCTCGCCCGCGCGGATGACGTTCTTTTCCAAGCTCGCCGTATAGGTCGCCGCCGCCTGGCTCAACGGCGCGCTCAGCGCCAGCCAGAGTACGATTCCCAGCAAGCCGCCGTAAAATTTCCTGCGGGACGACGCCTTCACAATCCGCTCCCCCCTCACCAATCCTTATCGACTTTCGCCTGGCCGGAGGACGGATGGCGCTGGAATTTCTTCCTTTGCTCTTTCTCGTCTTCTTCCAGGTTATTCAATAGTTGCATCGCCTGCTCTTTGGACATTTGTTGATCGAGATTTTCTT
This window of the Candidatus Omnitrophota bacterium genome carries:
- a CDS encoding BatD family protein, with the translated sequence MKASSRRKFYGGLLGIVLWLALSAPLSQAAATYTASLEKNVIRAGETTRLTVSANSNAGEELNPPQFSQINGLSINYLGQTKNESSFSWINGQMTSSRSLEWEYEVIALAEGKYSIANVQSAGAGGGAQPLILTVLAPGAPTPTQQPGAASAPQTNPYGIFITAECSKKEAYVGEEIILSYDAYFPSNRNIRAEKLEDRRGQFQGFWTEIFDYGQDRNIQRLRLANNTIADRLPLIVYILYPLKPGEQSIEPLSLICQVPERSDVFGFPFGRTQRVSVASGEVKIKAIPLPEEGKPDIFQGAVGTFKLTGRAENTDIRAGDTVTLKVALEGMGNIRNAPSPVLPDLTKFDEFPSTKKEDIRVTKDGASGRVEYTYVLMPRDANANHIDPIRFAYFDPAKKQYFVLQTQPIDLNIQAVSGQRGGGFLNDRRIINRVGDDFRYIETSPLALSIVYMPIYRRRKFWMALILPILLLALGHYRKNRRRYLEGNPDVVKSKKAPRLARKLLADARKALSGGDPERLYSHLGKAITDYISHRWNFSSAGMTSLEIKQTLCGRGVEEDCAGRVILALEELDAARFSGAARDSGRMQSDFFKTERILSEMMKQR